The proteins below are encoded in one region of Acidobacteriota bacterium:
- a CDS encoding DUF4870 domain-containing protein: protein MNDNETALPPPPPPSSPQPPPPGGADSGQPGDADALTAMWAHIIGAVLSLICLTAPFGWAPALLIYLFNKDKSRFVAFHSLQALFFFGAIGVANFGLWVFGMFGLFLLTAPLSLLINIGGAVYGVFVGIKAKDGLWTEYMVAGELARKQLS, encoded by the coding sequence CTCCGCCTCCTCCCCCTTCGTCGCCGCAACCACCGCCACCGGGTGGGGCCGACTCGGGTCAGCCCGGAGACGCCGATGCCCTGACCGCCATGTGGGCGCACATCATCGGAGCGGTCCTTTCGCTGATCTGCCTGACGGCGCCGTTCGGCTGGGCGCCGGCGTTGCTGATCTACCTGTTCAACAAGGACAAATCCCGTTTCGTGGCCTTCCACTCCCTGCAGGCCCTGTTCTTCTTCGGCGCCATCGGGGTGGCCAACTTCGGTCTGTGGGTCTTCGGCATGTTCGGACTGTTCCTGCTGACGGCTCCCTTGAGCCTGCTGATCAACATCGGTGGAGCCGTCTACGGGGTGTTTGTCGGGATCAAGGCCAAGGACGGGCTGTGGACCGAGTACATGGTGGCCGGTGAACTGGCCCGCAAACAGCTTTCCTGA
- a CDS encoding tyrosine recombinase XerC, which yields MIEEIQRFLDSLQFQRGVSPQTVRAYGGDLGDLATFLAGLTGKQVPPPPGDVTPRMIRAWVADLHHRGLKPTSIGRRLAGARALFRWLVERGEVAANPAAEIPNPRRPDSLPRHLNVEDVEAILAAPDRSRRAGLRDRALLELLYGAGLRVSELVGLDLDDLALRGRTVRVLGKGGKERIVPYGRQAADALGAYLAAFVPLREKSGEHALFLNLRGGRLSDRSVRRILDAAVSRAALARGVHPHVLRHSFATHLLESGMDLRAIQELLGHARLATTQRYTRLSLDHILEVYDRTHPRS from the coding sequence GTGATCGAAGAGATCCAGCGGTTCCTCGATTCCCTGCAGTTTCAGCGGGGCGTGTCGCCTCAAACCGTGCGCGCCTACGGTGGTGACCTGGGCGACCTGGCGACCTTTCTCGCCGGCCTGACCGGTAAGCAGGTGCCGCCCCCCCCGGGGGATGTGACGCCGCGGATGATCCGCGCCTGGGTCGCCGACCTTCATCACCGGGGGCTCAAGCCCACATCCATCGGCCGGCGCCTGGCCGGGGCCCGGGCCTTGTTCCGCTGGCTGGTGGAGCGTGGTGAAGTCGCGGCCAACCCGGCGGCGGAAATCCCCAACCCCAGGCGTCCGGACTCCCTCCCCCGGCACCTGAACGTGGAAGACGTGGAGGCGATCCTCGCCGCTCCCGATCGTTCCCGCCGCGCCGGTCTGCGGGACCGGGCCCTGCTGGAACTGCTCTACGGGGCGGGCCTGCGGGTCTCCGAACTGGTGGGTCTCGACCTGGACGATCTGGCCCTGCGGGGACGCACCGTACGCGTGCTCGGCAAGGGCGGCAAGGAACGCATCGTCCCCTATGGACGCCAGGCCGCCGACGCCCTGGGCGCCTACCTGGCCGCCTTCGTGCCCCTGCGGGAGAAGAGCGGCGAACATGCCCTGTTCCTCAACCTTCGGGGAGGCCGCCTGAGCGATCGCTCGGTACGGCGGATCCTCGATGCCGCCGTGTCCCGGGCCGCTCTGGCGCGGGGCGTCCATCCCCACGTGCTGCGCCATTCTTTCGCCACTCACCTGCTGGAGTCCGGCATGGACCTGCGGGCGATCCAGGAGCTGCTGGGCCACGCCCGCCTGGCCACCACCCAGCGCTACACCCGCCTGTCCCTCGACCACATCCTGGAAGTCTACGATCGGACTCACCCCCGCTCCTGA
- a CDS encoding Hsp20/alpha crystallin family protein translates to MQLVPFNPFRELDRLSSELDHLLTPNGGFFGWTPAVDIVETDESMLIAVELPGLSRDDVHLNIEDNVLTISGERKHKEEFSKGQVTRRESFYGKFQRAFRLPNTLDTSKAEARMENGVLEIALPKREEAKPKQISISVN, encoded by the coding sequence ATGCAGCTCGTACCCTTCAACCCCTTCCGTGAACTCGATCGCCTCTCGAGTGAACTCGACCATCTTCTGACACCCAATGGTGGCTTCTTCGGCTGGACCCCCGCAGTGGACATCGTCGAGACGGACGAATCGATGTTGATCGCCGTCGAACTGCCCGGCCTGAGCCGTGACGACGTGCATCTCAACATCGAGGACAACGTGCTGACCATCAGCGGCGAGCGCAAACACAAGGAGGAGTTCAGCAAGGGCCAGGTGACCCGCCGCGAGAGTTTCTACGGAAAGTTCCAGCGAGCCTTCCGTCTGCCCAACACCCTCGACACTTCCAAGGCCGAGGCGCGGATGGAAAACGGCGTGCTGGAGATCGCTCTCCCCAAGCGCGAAGAGGCCAAGCCCAAGCAGATCTCGATTTCGGTCAACTGA
- a CDS encoding TraR/DksA C4-type zinc finger protein, giving the protein MSDSERLDPRTEQTFRVRLEEVRDGLRSLLDVNRGGTRPVSLDEPIGRISRIDAIQQQKMAQASRGMQQQRLRLVEAALESMEAGTYGICRLCDEPIGLARLEARPETPFCLDCQQDREDERADPRA; this is encoded by the coding sequence ATGAGCGACAGCGAGCGGCTCGACCCCAGGACCGAACAGACGTTCCGCGTCCGACTCGAGGAGGTGCGCGACGGTTTGCGCTCCCTGCTCGACGTCAACCGTGGCGGCACCCGGCCGGTCAGCCTCGACGAGCCCATCGGCCGCATTTCGCGGATCGACGCCATTCAGCAGCAGAAGATGGCCCAGGCCAGTCGCGGCATGCAGCAACAGAGGCTGCGCCTGGTCGAGGCGGCTCTCGAGTCGATGGAGGCCGGCACCTATGGCATCTGCCGCCTGTGCGACGAGCCCATCGGCCTCGCCCGCCTCGAGGCCCGTCCCGAAACGCCCTTTTGCCTCGACTGCCAGCAGGATCGCGAAGACGAGCGCGCCGATCCCCGCGCCTGA
- a CDS encoding BPL-N domain-containing protein — protein MKFLKFPPTALPRRWGVALAALGLAGSALCLGEGPPLRVAIYADAATDGETLLPLARGLALGGHLPLTVTSNDLALGLLTTSAFDVFVLPEGRQGSSSGYRDEIGGGGLEQAIRDFVAGGGGFVGLGAGARYASAEEDWDGTVPMPGLALWDGRARGPLGGVGEGLATLVTEESWAAGWRDTTRRTVFVGPGAAFFSGGDGEILARWSTGRSSDPEEQQPALLRFFYGAGRGVLSGPLPAVDVRSEGDWSVRDDRRLSSADAEHDQGLLLSLVEWTATGADRRPAHRLPAANPGRRIALYTTRSAAGGAFPALLTALARALEAAGAAPLAIGSREVWWAALDPEAFDLLVMPGGWAAGYVSQLSGVEAEIRDFVAAGGGYMGISAGAFYAADTVLWSGQSYDYPLDVFLGSLEGPLDEIAPWPEHALTPLRMDDPEIGVGTWSTWYQGEGFFHLPPSQQQAVVESGWYDAPGPHQGTLAIVRHGFGAGRVIYPNLHLEVEEGSDRDWMFTGDRDADGPVIDPDSEWELFASMLNWALPSTTARPPARPSVALPLLFGAGDDSSESLAELQADDAWADIPNAPAPADGRVTLLPGRRWQVRGFGARVRLGLEQALLEVESSAPPDYLGTAAVEWRVGGGSWHSTGLVVHPASDGEVQFFDLLAAGVTTPADLETLELRFVHNAGSGGAADFDRVWIRLAADGDADGAPDTLDCAPDDPGAFAPPSDPWLRASGPRFEWDDQAAEAGEGTTYELIYGRVDHLLADGGFDRSMCRQAHRPEWEEPRPPPGVARYLRVTAHNACAPTAGCP, from the coding sequence TTGAAATTTCTGAAATTCCCGCCCACCGCGCTCCCGCGAAGGTGGGGCGTCGCGCTCGCCGCGCTGGGCCTGGCAGGGAGCGCGTTGTGCCTCGGTGAGGGCCCCCCTCTGCGCGTGGCGATCTACGCCGACGCCGCCACAGACGGCGAGACGCTGCTGCCCCTGGCCCGGGGCCTTGCCCTGGGCGGTCACCTGCCCCTGACCGTGACCTCGAACGATCTGGCTCTGGGCTTGCTGACCACCAGCGCATTCGATGTCTTCGTCTTGCCCGAAGGTCGTCAGGGCAGCAGCTCCGGCTACCGGGACGAGATCGGCGGCGGCGGCCTCGAACAGGCGATCCGAGACTTCGTGGCCGGCGGGGGCGGTTTCGTCGGTCTCGGGGCGGGAGCCCGCTACGCCAGCGCCGAGGAGGACTGGGACGGCACGGTCCCGATGCCGGGTCTCGCACTCTGGGACGGCCGCGCCCGGGGCCCCCTTGGAGGCGTGGGCGAAGGACTCGCTACCCTGGTCACCGAGGAGAGCTGGGCCGCGGGATGGCGCGACACCACCCGGCGCACGGTCTTCGTCGGCCCCGGTGCGGCCTTCTTCAGCGGCGGCGACGGCGAGATTCTGGCCCGCTGGTCCACGGGCCGGAGCAGCGACCCCGAAGAGCAGCAGCCCGCCCTGCTGCGCTTCTTCTACGGCGCGGGCCGGGGCGTCCTCTCCGGCCCCCTGCCGGCGGTGGACGTACGTTCCGAGGGCGACTGGTCGGTCCGGGACGACCGCCGGCTGTCGAGCGCCGACGCGGAGCACGACCAGGGCCTGCTGCTCTCCCTGGTGGAATGGACCGCCACCGGCGCCGATCGCCGACCGGCTCACCGGCTGCCCGCCGCCAATCCCGGCCGGCGGATCGCCCTTTACACCACACGCTCCGCCGCGGGTGGCGCCTTCCCCGCCCTGCTCACCGCCCTGGCCCGGGCGCTGGAAGCGGCGGGCGCCGCCCCGTTGGCCATCGGCTCCCGGGAAGTGTGGTGGGCCGCCCTCGACCCGGAAGCCTTCGACCTGTTGGTGATGCCTGGCGGCTGGGCGGCTGGGTACGTCAGCCAGCTCTCGGGGGTCGAAGCCGAGATCCGGGACTTCGTGGCGGCGGGAGGCGGCTACATGGGCATCTCCGCCGGAGCCTTCTACGCGGCGGATACGGTGCTCTGGTCGGGGCAGAGTTACGACTATCCTCTCGATGTCTTCCTCGGCAGCCTGGAAGGACCGCTGGACGAGATCGCCCCCTGGCCCGAACACGCCCTGACCCCCCTGCGGATGGATGACCCGGAAATCGGCGTCGGCACCTGGAGTACCTGGTACCAGGGGGAAGGGTTCTTCCATCTGCCGCCCTCCCAGCAGCAGGCGGTGGTGGAAAGCGGCTGGTACGACGCACCGGGCCCGCACCAGGGCACCCTCGCCATCGTGCGCCACGGTTTCGGCGCGGGCCGCGTGATCTATCCCAACCTGCACCTGGAGGTGGAAGAGGGCAGTGACCGGGACTGGATGTTCACCGGCGACCGGGATGCCGACGGCCCGGTCATCGATCCGGACAGCGAGTGGGAACTCTTCGCCTCGATGCTGAACTGGGCCCTGCCCTCTACGACCGCACGCCCCCCGGCCCGTCCCTCCGTGGCGCTCCCGCTGCTCTTCGGCGCCGGGGACGATTCCAGCGAAAGCCTGGCCGAGCTGCAAGCCGACGATGCCTGGGCCGACATCCCCAACGCCCCGGCGCCCGCAGACGGCCGCGTGACCCTGCTGCCGGGCCGGCGCTGGCAGGTGCGGGGGTTCGGTGCCCGGGTCCGCCTGGGCCTCGAGCAGGCCCTGCTCGAGGTGGAATCCTCCGCCCCCCCCGATTACCTGGGCACGGCCGCCGTGGAGTGGCGGGTGGGCGGGGGAAGCTGGCACTCCACGGGATTGGTGGTCCACCCGGCCAGCGACGGCGAGGTGCAATTCTTCGACCTGCTGGCCGCGGGCGTCACCACGCCGGCCGACCTCGAGACCCTCGAACTGCGCTTCGTTCACAATGCCGGCAGCGGCGGGGCGGCCGACTTCGACCGGGTGTGGATTCGCCTGGCGGCGGACGGCGACGCGGACGGGGCTCCCGATACTCTGGACTGCGCCCCCGACGATCCGGGCGCCTTCGCCCCCCCGTCCGACCCGTGGCTCAGGGCGTCCGGCCCACGATTCGAATGGGACGACCAGGCCGCCGAGGCCGGTGAGGGAACCACCTACGAGCTGATCTACGGCCGGGTCGATCACCTGCTCGCCGACGGCGGCTTCGATCGCTCGA